The window GACCTGGTGCTGGTAGACCACCGTCAAGATGATCTCCTTCTCCGGCTCGATCGACATGCCGAAGATGCGCTGCTGCTCGTTGATCCCCGCCCCGCGGCCGAACAGCACCGTGCCGCCGCGGGCGCCGGCCTTCACCGACGCCTCGAGCACCGTGCTGCCCCAGCCCTTCTGCACGATGGTGATGATCAGCGACATCGCCGACATGCTCACGACTCCTTCCGAG is drawn from Candidatus Binatia bacterium and contains these coding sequences:
- a CDS encoding P-II family nitrogen regulator, which translates into the protein MSAMSLIITIVQKGWGSTVLEASVKAGARGGTVLFGRGAGINEQQRIFGMSIEPEKEIILTVVYQHQVETVLEEIVRAADLNAVGKGIAFVVPVEKVVGIAHFMTRGDDEG